A single window of Melospiza georgiana isolate bMelGeo1 chromosome 6, bMelGeo1.pri, whole genome shotgun sequence DNA harbors:
- the LOC131085141 gene encoding cholesterol 24-hydroxylase — MEVLGAAVGLLLALALLAFVLYCCYVQYIHAKYDYIPGAPRESFLFGHLPIIWRMVRKQEFTPDVLLQWAEKYGPVVRINAFHRISVLVVCPEGVKEFLMSPQHPKDPTVYGSLFSLFGERFLGNSLVTVCNHEHWHKQRRIMDPAFSRSYLIGLMETFNEKAEELMEKLEKKADGKTEFSMLSMMSRVTMDVIGKAAFGLELNALSDDQTPLPNAVTKIMEGLNKARDPFIRFMPGKQKMLKETRESVRLLRRVGKQCIDQRREAIQNGKEASVDILTQILKGDALEETRDDENILDNFMTFFVAGHETSANQMTFTVMALGQHPEILERAQAEVDEVLGAKRDVDYEDLGKLTYLSQVLKESLRLYPPVSGTLRRLEKEHVINGIKIPANTTIFLNTYVMGRMEKFFKDPLTFDPERFSKDAPKPYYCYFPFSLGPRSCIGQVFAQMEVKVVMAKLLQRFEIQLVPGQNFRLIEAGTLKPLDGVICKLKPRSSARRCQA; from the exons ATGGAGGTGCTGGGGGCGGCGGTGGGGCTCCTGCTGGCGCTGGCCCTCCTGGCTTTCGTGCTGTACTGCTGCTACGTGCAGTACATCCACGCCAAGTACGACTACATCCCCGGCGCGCCGCGGGAGAG CTTTTTATTTGGACACCTGCCAATCATATGGAGAATGGTGAGGAAACAGGAGTTCACACCAGATGTCTTGCTGCAGTG GGCAGAGAAATATGGACCTGTTGTACGAATTAATGCCTTTCACAGAATCTCAGTATTGGTTGTGTGTCCTGAAGGAGTGAAG GAGTTCTTGATGTCACCACAGCACCCAAAGGATCCAACGGTGTATGGTAGTCTCTTCAGCCTGTTTGGTGAGAG GTTTCTAGGGAATAGCCTGGTAACTGTTTGCAACCATGAGCACTGGCACAAGCAGCGGAGGATAATGGATCCAGCCTTCAGCCGAAG CTACCTGATTGGTCTGATGGaaacttttaatgaaaaagcagaggagctgatggAGAAGCTGGAGAAAAAGGCAGATGGAAAAACAGAGTTTAGCATGCTGTCGATGATGAGCCGGGTGACTATGGATGTCATTGGAAAG GCAGCCTTTGGCCTGGAATTGAATGCCCTGAGTGATGACCAGACACCTTTACCCAACGCTGTGACTAAGATCATGGAGGGACTGAACAAGGCACGCGACCCCTTCATAAGG TTCATGCCAGGAAAGCAGAAGATGCTAAAGGAGACCAGGGAGAGTGTGAGGCTGTTGAGACGTGTGGGGAAGCAGTGCATTGACCAGAGGAGAGAAGCCATCCAGAATGGGAAAGAAGCCTCAGTGGATATTCTTACACAGATACTGAAAGGAGATG CTCTGGAGGAGACTAGAGATGACGAAAACATTCTGGATAACTTTATGACTTTCTTTGTTGCAG GTCATGAAACCAGTGCCAATCAGATGACATTTACAGTAATGGCACTGGGTCAGCATCCTGAAATACTGGAAAG ggctcaggctgAAGTGGATGAGGTTCTTGGTGCCAAGAGAGACGTTGACTATGAGGACCTTGGCAAGCTCACCTACTTATCCCAG GTTCTGAAGGAGTCGCTGCGGCTGTACCCGCCCGTCTCAGGGACACTCCGcaggctggagaaggagcaCGTCATCAATGGCATCAAAATTCCTGCCAACACCACGATCTTT CTCAACACTTATGTGATGGGAAGGATGGAAAAGTTTTTCAAGGATCCACTTACTTTTGATCCAGAGCGATTCAGCAAAGATGCACCTAA GCCATATTACTGCTATTTCCCATTCTCTCTGGGACCCCGATCCTGCATCGGGCAGGTGTTTGCGCAG ATGGAAGTAAAAGTGGTGatggcaaagctgctgcagaggtttGAAATACAGCTGGTGCCAGGACAGAATTTTCGACTCATCGAGGCTGGAACCTTAAAGCCACTAGATGGAGTAATTTGTAAATTAAAGCCAAGGAGCTCTGCAAGACGCTGCCAGGCATGA